The Thermodesulfobacteriota bacterium DNA window AAACCATGAACGACCACATCCGTCTGTTTCAAACCGGAATCCTCGCAGGCAACTGATGAGATTAAGTTGACAGTTCATTGCCGTGCTGGCTGATGAATCGCTCCAGCTGGGCTTTCTGCATGGGCAGGACTTTTTTAAAAGCAATGCACAGATTTCTGACTTTGCCGTTTAACCCGGGCAGATCGGCGATTTCAAAGTCCTGAACAATCTGGAAGGGAATTTTATCGACGATGATCCCCTCTCCGGGGAACATGATGGACAGGGTATCCACCTTGCGAAGAATTTTGTTGTTTTTTTCCACGTAATGCATTGCCAGGCCCTTCATGCCGATATTTTTAATCGGGCCCAGCGTAAGATAGGACGACTTCCCGAACCCGAACAAGGAAGGCTTGGAAACCAGCACGTAGGCGCCGTCCACCAGAAACCGTTTCCAGCGGCGCCGTTCCCTTGATTTCTGACCATCGATATAAACTTCACCGGCATTTTCATGTATCTGCATGGCAGGTCTCCTTCGTAACGATTCAACCCGGGCCCCGGTTTCGGCTCCCGGCCGGCATGAGGCGATTACTGCTTCAAGGTGTCAAAACGACGATCGACAATATTCTGGACAACCATCATCTGATTATATTGAGCCGGAGCCAGTGATTGAATCATATCATTGATGATCTGCTGGGCAATCAGAATTTTGCTGACTTTATCCTCAGCCCAGTCGCTAATGTTGTCAGCGCTTAACTGACCGCCATCCGTCGTGGCCAGCAACTCGGCCGGTGCGGTCGCATTCAGCTCGGAGGTGATGATGTCAAACGCCTCTTCGATACTTTTTCGATCTTTCTCGGGAAGCTGTTGAATCATTTCGGCAAAAAGCTGTTGCGAGGAGATGATCTGGTCTATTTCCTCCCGGGTCAGGGGACCGAAGGTCTTCTCGATCATTTGACGCACTTCACCCTTCTGCTCCTCTGTCAATTGATCATAGTTCTCACCCACCAGGGAATCCAGGACTACATTCAGCACGATACCGGTCTGACCGGTAATTTTGTCCAGTTCCGCGTCGGTGATCACATGGGCGGCAAAAAGAGGGGTGGACAGGAAGACAACAAGGCTGATGAGGAAAGCGGGAGTTCGTCTGTTCATTTTTTTGATCCTTGATAAAAAACAGGTTTAAAAAAAATATTATTTTTATTTTATTCGTTCTTCATCTTGCAGTCAAACTTTTTGGAATCCGCGGGCGGCTAAAAAGGCAGTGAGACCAGGCAAGACAACAGGACAGTTAAAAACTATTGTGGAACAGACATGATGATGCTACTGTGTTGCATCCGTATTATAGAATGGGCTGTAAGCGAATATTTTTTTTGATTGTAAGGGGTTATAATTTTAACGCCGTTCGCGACCAGATAAAGATCGCGAACCGCTTTGCATGGTAACAAAAGGGACCGAGCGGCATGACACAGAATAAACATAACAGAAGGAGGGCCCTGCTTGCCATTCCGCTGCTGGTAATCACACTCCTTGCTCTGGCGGTTGGCTGTCCTGATGATTTAAATGCCGTGGACAGGATTCCGGTGTGTGTCAGTATCGTGCCGCAAGCCTATTTCGTGCAACAGATTGGCATGGACATGGTGAACATTCAGGTGATGGTTCCGCCGGGCGCCAGTCCGGAAACCTATGAGCCCCGACCGGCTCAAATGAAAGACCTGGGTGACGCCCGACTGTACTTTTCCCTCGGGGTGCCGTTTGAAACGGTCTGGTTAAACAAGATAGTCTCAATGAATCCGGACATAAAAATTGTCAGAACGGATAAAGGAATCCAAAAAAGGACGATGGAAGCCCATGCCTGCGGCGAATCCTCCCGGGATCTCCATCACCATCATGATTCCGTCTCCATCCCGGAAAACAGTGCCGATCCCCACATCTGGCTTTCACCGGCGCTGGTTATGAGCCAGGCCGGAATGATTCTGCGCGGGCTGCAGGAGGCGGATCCGGACCGGCGGGAGGCCTATGAAAAAAACTACCGGACGTTTATGCTACGGCTGCAGGACCTGGATACCCTCCTGAAACAATTGTTTGCCGACAGCCGGGGGAGCCGCTTCATGGTGCTTCATCCGGCCTGGGGATACTTTGCCGATGACTATGGCCTGATTCAGATCCCGGTGGAAGTGGAAGGCAAAGCGCCCAAACCGGCGCAATTGAAACAAATCATCGATTTTGCCCGGCAGCACTCCCTGAACGTTATGCTGGTACAACCCCAGTCCACCGCGAACTGGGTCAAGCAGGTGGCCGATGCCATTCATGGACAAGTCGTCTACGCCGACCCGTTGGCACCGGACTGGGAAAAAAATCTGACGGACGTGGCCGCCAAAATTAAAACCGCCTTGAGATAAAGACCTTCCCATGGATCCCGTCATTGTTGATATTCAAAACGTTTCTTTTACGTATAATGGATCACCCGTGATCGAAGACGTCTGCCTGACGATCCGGGAGAAGGATTTTGTCGCCATAACCGGTCCCAATGGCGGCGGCAAGACGACCCTGTTAAAACTGATGCTGGGCCTGCTGCAGCCGGACCAGGGAACCATCCGTGTCCTTGGCGGCCCTCCGCAACAATACTCCCATCATATCGGCTATGTTCCCCAGAACGTGAATATCAACCCGGATTTCCCCATCACGGTGATGGATATCGTACTCATGGGGAAACTGGCTCCCCGGCGAAAACGATTCGGTACGGCCGACCGCTACCGGCGGGACGCCCTGGACGCTCTGGAGAAAATGGACATGCTTACCGTTGCCGACAGGCGCATCGGTGAGCTTTCCGGAGGACAGCGGCAGCGGATTTTTATCGCCCGCGCGCTGGTTACCAATCCCAGGCTGCTGCTTCTGGACGAACCGACCGCCAGCATTGATTCAAAAGGGCAGAGCGATTTTTACCGTCTGCTGGAAACACTAAACCGGGATATCCCGGTTGTCGTGGTCAGCCACGATCTGCTGATGATCACCCCCTATATGAAATCCGTTGCCTGCGTAAATCGACGTCTGCATTATCATCAGGAGTCGGAAATAACCGGTGAAACCATAAAAAACTTCTGCCCCTGCACGGTGGAGGATATTTGCCCGGTCGGTCTGGTCACCCCCACGCGATCCTGCACCTCCCGCCGAACCAATCGGAAAGAGTAGCTTATATGATTGAACTGCTGCAGTATGAATTCATGCGCAATGCCCTGCTGGCCGGACTGCTGGCCAGTGTG harbors:
- a CDS encoding zinc ABC transporter substrate-binding protein; translation: MTQNKHNRRRALLAIPLLVITLLALAVGCPDDLNAVDRIPVCVSIVPQAYFVQQIGMDMVNIQVMVPPGASPETYEPRPAQMKDLGDARLYFSLGVPFETVWLNKIVSMNPDIKIVRTDKGIQKRTMEAHACGESSRDLHHHHDSVSIPENSADPHIWLSPALVMSQAGMILRGLQEADPDRREAYEKNYRTFMLRLQDLDTLLKQLFADSRGSRFMVLHPAWGYFADDYGLIQIPVEVEGKAPKPAQLKQIIDFARQHSLNVMLVQPQSTANWVKQVADAIHGQVVYADPLAPDWEKNLTDVAAKIKTALR
- a CDS encoding ABC transporter ATP-binding protein, coding for MDPVIVDIQNVSFTYNGSPVIEDVCLTIREKDFVAITGPNGGGKTTLLKLMLGLLQPDQGTIRVLGGPPQQYSHHIGYVPQNVNINPDFPITVMDIVLMGKLAPRRKRFGTADRYRRDALDALEKMDMLTVADRRIGELSGGQRQRIFIARALVTNPRLLLLDEPTASIDSKGQSDFYRLLETLNRDIPVVVVSHDLLMITPYMKSVACVNRRLHYHQESEITGETIKNFCPCTVEDICPVGLVTPTRSCTSRRTNRKE